The genomic segment ACGCCCCGGCTGTCTGACTTCGGGTGGGCGCTGGTCGGTCTCGCGGGTATCCTCGCCGGCTCGCTCCTGATGGGCGTCGTCGTGCAGGCGCTCAGCGCGCTGGTCGAGACGCTGTTCGACGTCGGCGTCGAGACGGGCCAGAACAGCATCATCACGCAGGGCCGCCAGAACCCCGTCCTCTTTCTCTACATGGTCCCGGTGGCGCTCTTTTTCGTCGGTCCGGCCGAAGAGCTCGTCTTCCGCGGCGTCGTTCAGGGGCTCTTCCGGCGGGCCTTCGGCGTCGTCCCCGCCGTCGCGCTCGCGAGTCTCCTCTTCGGACTGGGCCACTATCTCGCGATCAGTTCCGGGAGCGCGTGGACGTACATCCTCGTCGCCAGCGCCCTCGGCGTCGTGCTCGGCGCGGTGTACGAGTACACCGAGACCATCGTCGTCCCCGCGCTGGCCCACGGGCTCTGGAACGCCGGGTTGTTCGTGGTGAACTACTACGTCGCGACGACGGGCGCCACGCTACCGTCGTAAGCCGTGCGACAGCTGTCTGACGGGTGTTTAAGCTGTACGCGGCCTATATCCATGGCATGTCAACCCGGTACACGGTCGTGTGCGAGGACGGCCAGGCCCGGGCTATTCAAATGCTAGCCCATCGCTACGGCATCACCGAGGAGGAAGTGCTGCAACAGCTCATCGAGCTCGGGCTCGAAGACATCGAAGAGCGGCCGGTTTAGGCGGGGTTCTTTCTGGAGAGCGAGGAGCCACACACCGGACAGCGGTCGTGGTTCTCGTCGAACTCGCGGCCGCAGCCGGCACACTGGAAGCGCCACTCCCGCGTCTCGCTGATGCCGTCGCGGGCGATGACCTCGACGCGCACGTCCAGTTTCTCCGCGACGTTTTGCATGGCGTAGTCGTCGGTGACGAGCGGGCAGTCGAGCTCGAAGGCGGCGGCGACCAGCCGGATGTCGGTGTCCGAGAGCTCGGCGAGGTCGCCCGTCTCGCGAGCGGCGCGTTCGATGCGCTCGACCGTGTTCTCCTCCGGGATGTGGAGATGCATCCCCGACCCCTCCAGCGCGTCGAACCGGTAGGCGGCCTCCCCTTCGAGCTCCTCCTGTACGAGCGGAATCGTGGCTATCTGCTCGTCGGTGTGATAGTCGTTGATGAAGGCGGACGAATCGAGAACGTACATTTACCGTTGAATTATCATATGGTCTTTGACGGCTTTGACCCGTTCGACGGGGACCATCAGCCGGCCCTTGTCACTGTACTCGAAATCGGTGTTGCGAAGTGACTCCGCCGGGTCGATGATGAGGTGGTTCAGCGACCCCGAGGAGAGGTCCATCGTGATGTTGTAGAGGCTTCCCATCTCCGCCCCGTCGCTGCCCATGACGTCCTTGCCCGAGAGGTTCTCGGCGAGTAGTTCAGCCATACCCCCCTTTCTGAGCGAGATTACATAAACGCCACGGGGCGTCTGACGGACGCAGTACAATTTTAACCCCAGAGTTCACACGGAGAGCCATGAAAGGAAACCGGCGGCACTTCATCGCCGCACTGACAGCGGGCGTCACCGGGACACTGGCCGGCTGTGGCGGCACGGAGAGCGCGACACCGAGCGAAGCGTCGACCGAGACAGACACCGACTCGCCGGTGGAGACACAGACAGACACCGACTCGCCGATGGAAACGGAGACCGAGACGGACGCGACCGGAACGCCTGACTCGGCCGGTCAGACGGTCGTGGTCGCACCGGACGGGAGCCTGCGCTTCTCACCGGAGTCGTTCACCGTTCCGGCGGGCAGCACCGTC from the Halomicroarcula saliterrae genome contains:
- a CDS encoding plastocyanin/azurin family copper-binding protein, with the protein product MKGNRRHFIAALTAGVTGTLAGCGGTESATPSEASTETDTDSPVETQTDTDSPMETETETDATGTPDSAGQTVVVAPDGSLRFSPESFTVPAGSTVTWEWGGNGHNVKAETTPSGSDWSGTPGDGSTTYGSGHTYSHTFETAGEYEYYCAPHQSVGMTGSFTVTEQ
- a CDS encoding PRC-barrel domain-containing protein — translated: MAELLAENLSGKDVMGSDGAEMGSLYNITMDLSSGSLNHLIIDPAESLRNTDFEYSDKGRLMVPVERVKAVKDHMIIQR
- a CDS encoding CPBP family intramembrane glutamic endopeptidase, coding for MALSPPYVSVADGRTITTSIVRALAVVLAAFFFAAIFGQLGAALLGATAPLDASTTPATVYAAVNAISFVGFLLAAVAYIQVRDDRSLVYFRTPRLSDFGWALVGLAGILAGSLLMGVVVQALSALVETLFDVGVETGQNSIITQGRQNPVLFLYMVPVALFFVGPAEELVFRGVVQGLFRRAFGVVPAVALASLLFGLGHYLAISSGSAWTYILVASALGVVLGAVYEYTETIVVPALAHGLWNAGLFVVNYYVATTGATLPS
- a CDS encoding CopG family transcriptional regulator, with amino-acid sequence MSTRYTVVCEDGQARAIQMLAHRYGITEEEVLQQLIELGLEDIEERPV
- a CDS encoding NOB1 family endonuclease; its protein translation is MYVLDSSAFINDYHTDEQIATIPLVQEELEGEAAYRFDALEGSGMHLHIPEENTVERIERAARETGDLAELSDTDIRLVAAAFELDCPLVTDDYAMQNVAEKLDVRVEVIARDGISETREWRFQCAGCGREFDENHDRCPVCGSSLSRKNPA